A window of the Candidatus Brocadiaceae bacterium genome harbors these coding sequences:
- a CDS encoding prepilin peptidase: MGSFLNVCIYRIPKKNALTLPRSFCPDCKNPIKWYDNIPLVSYLFLRGHCRSCKKMIPVQYPLIELLTGYVFAHLCYVFLSCRQESPCVLFAYILLCSALIVASVIDLKLLIIPNEITFVGIPFAVIYSVICPHLHNARGTLRTFSVFGTDRFDALAASLLGALAGGGLIFLCSIFGKWVFKKDAMGLGDVKLMGMIGGILGWKLALSIFFVAPFFGLFMAIPQLLFKKGHVIPYGPFLSLAAFVCIILQDRFIEIANVYLQLFAVLFKGFPI, translated from the coding sequence GTGGGCAGTTTTCTGAATGTCTGTATCTATAGAATCCCCAAGAAAAACGCTTTAACTTTACCGCGCTCATTTTGTCCCGATTGCAAAAATCCCATTAAATGGTATGACAATATCCCTCTCGTCAGTTATCTCTTCCTGAGAGGGCATTGCCGGTCATGCAAGAAAATGATACCAGTACAGTATCCACTCATAGAATTATTAACAGGATACGTGTTTGCCCATTTGTGTTACGTTTTTCTATCATGCAGACAAGAATCTCCATGCGTCCTTTTTGCTTATATTTTGCTTTGCAGCGCTTTAATTGTTGCTTCTGTTATAGACCTTAAGCTGCTTATCATTCCCAATGAAATTACTTTTGTCGGTATCCCGTTTGCTGTTATCTATAGTGTGATCTGTCCGCATTTGCATAACGCACGGGGAACACTGAGGACTTTTTCAGTTTTCGGAACCGACCGGTTCGATGCCTTGGCTGCATCTTTGCTGGGAGCACTGGCAGGAGGTGGGCTGATATTTCTCTGTAGCATTTTCGGGAAATGGGTTTTCAAAAAAGATGCCATGGGCCTCGGAGATGTAAAGCTCATGGGTATGATTGGAGGAATCCTTGGCTGGAAATTGGCACTATCTATTTTTTTTGTTGCGCCATTTTTTGGTCTCTTCATGGCCATTCCCCAATTGTTATTCAAAAAAGGCCATGTAATTCCCTATGGACCATTTTTATCTCTGGCTGCTTTCGTCTGCATTA